The Pseudomonas fluorescens genome includes a window with the following:
- a CDS encoding sulfite exporter TauE/SafE family protein, translating into MFYILLACFGCLSGVTAVLFGFGGGFVVVPLVYRMLTVHHTGDVIGESAMHIAVATSTCVMIVNALVATRKQRRAGQLIRRYLWPFGGFIALGAALGAATATWMSGEIIRYAFIAYLGLTILDCLLRRGFLTHTSDAVPRPLATMETALGGTTIGIIATVLGVGGSVMTVPLLRRCGLSMSQATSMANPLSLPVALAGTVTYMAMAGFTDTDFGPWFIGYIDLLAFVALTLGALLGIRLATPWIGRIPDRLHAWVYIGLLVIVMLGISIQ; encoded by the coding sequence AGTGGCGTGACAGCCGTGCTGTTCGGGTTCGGCGGCGGCTTTGTCGTGGTGCCCTTGGTGTATCGCATGCTGACGGTCCATCACACCGGTGACGTCATCGGTGAGTCGGCGATGCACATCGCCGTCGCTACCTCCACCTGCGTCATGATCGTCAACGCCCTGGTTGCCACTCGAAAACAACGCCGCGCCGGTCAGTTGATTCGTCGTTATTTGTGGCCGTTCGGCGGCTTCATTGCCCTGGGCGCGGCCCTCGGCGCAGCTACTGCCACCTGGATGAGCGGCGAGATTATCCGCTACGCTTTCATTGCCTACCTGGGCCTGACCATTTTGGATTGCCTGCTGCGGCGAGGTTTTCTGACACACACCAGCGATGCCGTCCCACGACCTTTGGCGACAATGGAGACCGCGTTGGGTGGCACCACCATCGGAATCATCGCCACGGTCCTGGGGGTTGGCGGCAGCGTCATGACCGTGCCGTTGCTACGCCGCTGCGGCCTGAGCATGTCCCAGGCCACGTCGATGGCCAATCCGCTGAGCTTGCCCGTCGCGTTGGCCGGTACTGTTACCTACATGGCCATGGCCGGTTTCACCGATACAGACTTCGGCCCGTGGTTTATCGGTTATATCGATCTACTGGCCTTTGTTGCGCTCACACTTGGCGCGTTACTGGGCATTCGCCTGGCAACGCCATGGATCGGGCGGATACCGGATCGGCTGCACGCGTGGGTCTATATTGGATTGTTAGTCATTGTGATGCTGGGCATATCGATACAATAA
- a CDS encoding DUF6933 domain-containing protein, producing the protein MLIFNCTEAASNFFSRVSKGKKITPVEKPPSPVIEDDEVVVEFAEQWLVHAITVQRKHVLFVIHVQTRYCMIFADAKKADIEGFVQRFSERWINGLMRHAGQHDLLRWVDDEPMMERFRESCREYVFYKRGHRGAQKHINEISWIFEDCAAEWGTLPTDEYAAGRFDGNRNNTPRSSKGHKDYYYPDEEMIIHWLRVYGGVDDSAAEAARERRMEVRREIWALERQLAQEAQ; encoded by the coding sequence ATGTTAATCTTCAACTGCACCGAAGCGGCCAGCAACTTCTTCAGCCGCGTGAGCAAAGGTAAGAAAATTACCCCAGTGGAGAAACCACCATCACCCGTTATCGAGGACGATGAGGTGGTGGTTGAGTTCGCCGAACAGTGGCTGGTCCATGCTATCACCGTGCAGCGCAAACACGTGTTGTTCGTCATCCATGTGCAAACCCGTTACTGCATGATTTTCGCCGATGCTAAAAAAGCTGATATTGAAGGTTTTGTTCAGCGGTTTTCCGAGCGATGGATCAATGGCCTGATGCGTCACGCGGGACAGCACGACCTCCTTCGCTGGGTCGATGATGAACCGATGATGGAACGCTTCCGGGAAAGTTGCCGTGAGTACGTTTTTTACAAACGTGGTCATCGTGGTGCGCAAAAGCACATCAACGAAATTTCCTGGATTTTCGAGGACTGTGCCGCCGAATGGGGAACGTTACCCACAGATGAATACGCTGCGGGCCGCTTCGATGGCAATAGGAATAACACCCCGAGAAGCAGTAAGGGGCATAAGGACTATTACTACCCGGATGAGGAAATGATCATTCACTGGTTGCGGGTGTACGGTGGCGTGGATGATTCCGCCGCCGAGGCTGCTCGTGAACGACGTATGGAAGTGAGACGGGAAATCTGGGCACTCGAACGGCAACTTGCGCAAGAAGCGCAATGA
- a CDS encoding BRO-N domain-containing protein, with translation MPDAYLPGSFTRHNLHLHALLVENQAWFSACDLGRLMSKHLDERMTRKLDPDQRRMMLVHVHGLTEERLMLSESGIYALLVYHYCPEYRLLREWITYQVVPTLRDERCSHKVERPTLSVLDWPKMSLCMLHWLDEPWIRLRDMPAVLVDDPFGQHESWWRKASRVLRGF, from the coding sequence ATGCCTGATGCTTATCTCCCGGGATCGTTCACCCGTCACAACCTCCATCTTCATGCCCTCTTGGTTGAAAACCAGGCTTGGTTCAGCGCCTGCGACTTGGGACGCTTGATGAGCAAGCACCTCGATGAGCGCATGACCCGCAAGCTTGACCCTGACCAGCGTCGGATGATGCTCGTGCATGTCCACGGGTTGACCGAGGAACGTCTGATGCTGAGCGAGTCGGGCATTTATGCGTTGTTGGTTTATCACTACTGCCCTGAGTATCGGTTGCTGCGTGAGTGGATCACGTATCAGGTGGTGCCTACGCTGCGGGATGAGCGCTGCTCGCATAAGGTGGAGCGGCCGACGTTGAGCGTGTTGGATTGGCCGAAGATGTCGCTCTGCATGCTGCATTGGCTGGATGAACCATGGATTCGCTTGCGGGATATGCCGGCGGTGTTGGTGGATGATCCGTTTGGCCAGCATGAGTCTTGGTGGCGGAAGGCGTCGCGGGTTTTGCGGGGGTTTTGA
- a CDS encoding ribonucleotide-diphosphate reductase subunit beta codes for MLSWDEFDKEDGEVAVKGANAGHASEANMDRLDSAGGAAALEARAVTANDSAAIIRAKAALDKLDIAEGLAELEGASARVAVDEKRMINCRADLNQLVPFKYDWAWQKYLDGCANHWMPQEVNMTADIALWKNPEGLTDDERRIVMRNLGFFSTADSLVANNLVLAVYRLITNPECRQYILRQAFEEAIHTHAYQYCIESLAMDEGEIFNMYHEIPSVAKKAAWGLKYTRSISDPKFETGTPDTDKELLRNLIAYYCVLEGIFFYCGFTQILSMGRRNKMTGVAEQFQYILRDESMHLNFGIDVINQIKIENPHLWDAEMKEEATQMILQGTQLEIEYARDTMPRGVLGMNAAMMEDYLKFIANRRLSQIGLKEEYPGTTNPFPWMSEIMDLKKEKNFFETRVIEYQTGGALSWD; via the coding sequence ATGCTGAGCTGGGACGAATTCGACAAAGAAGACGGCGAAGTCGCTGTAAAAGGCGCCAACGCCGGCCACGCTTCTGAAGCCAACATGGACCGCCTCGACAGCGCCGGCGGTGCCGCCGCCCTCGAAGCCCGGGCCGTGACGGCCAACGACTCGGCCGCGATCATTCGCGCCAAGGCCGCCCTCGACAAACTCGACATCGCCGAAGGCCTCGCCGAACTCGAAGGCGCCTCCGCCCGTGTCGCCGTCGACGAAAAGCGCATGATCAACTGCCGCGCCGACCTCAACCAGCTCGTGCCATTCAAATACGATTGGGCCTGGCAGAAGTACCTGGACGGCTGCGCAAACCACTGGATGCCGCAAGAAGTCAACATGACCGCCGACATCGCCCTCTGGAAAAACCCGGAAGGCCTGACCGACGACGAGCGCCGCATCGTGATGCGCAACCTGGGCTTCTTCTCCACCGCCGACTCCCTGGTTGCCAACAACCTGGTCCTGGCCGTGTACCGCCTGATCACCAACCCGGAATGCCGCCAGTACATCCTGCGCCAGGCCTTCGAAGAGGCGATCCACACCCACGCCTACCAGTACTGCATCGAATCGCTGGCCATGGATGAAGGCGAGATCTTCAACATGTACCACGAGATCCCATCGGTCGCGAAAAAAGCCGCCTGGGGCCTGAAATACACCCGTTCGATCTCCGATCCGAAGTTCGAAACCGGCACCCCGGACACCGACAAAGAGCTGCTGCGCAACCTGATCGCCTACTACTGCGTCCTGGAAGGCATCTTCTTCTACTGTGGCTTCACCCAGATCCTTTCCATGGGCCGCCGCAACAAAATGACCGGCGTCGCCGAGCAGTTCCAGTACATCCTGCGCGACGAATCCATGCACCTGAACTTCGGCATCGACGTGATCAACCAGATCAAGATCGAAAACCCGCACTTGTGGGATGCCGAGATGAAGGAAGAAGCGACCCAGATGATCCTGCAGGGTACGCAGCTGGAGATCGAATACGCCCGCGACACCATGCCTCGCGGCGTGTTGGGGATGAATGCGGCGATGATGGAAGACTATCTGAAGTTCATCGCTAACCGTCGTTTGTCGCAGATTGGTCTGAAGGAAGAGTATCCAGGCACGACTAACCCGTTCCCTTGGATGAGCGAGATCATGGACTTGAAGAAAGAGAAGAACTTCTTTGAGACGCGAGTGATTGAGTATCAGACGGGTGGGGCTTTGAGCTGGGATTGA
- a CDS encoding DUF2790 domain-containing protein codes for MKALWVLVLGSLCATAMADELPTDAAQQKPAIEEYTYSTHLDIAKVISMSEIPNVCEVVPAKMEYDDSKGQRHILRYSVMGNGCSNG; via the coding sequence ATGAAAGCTTTATGGGTTCTGGTCCTCGGCAGCCTTTGCGCCACCGCGATGGCAGACGAGCTCCCGACCGATGCTGCACAGCAAAAACCGGCCATTGAGGAGTACACCTACTCCACCCACCTGGACATCGCCAAAGTCATTTCCATGAGCGAAATCCCGAACGTCTGCGAAGTGGTCCCGGCGAAGATGGAATACGACGATTCCAAGGGCCAGCGCCACATCCTGCGCTACAGCGTCATGGGCAACGGCTGCTCCAACGGCTGA
- the acs gene encoding acetate--CoA ligase — MSAASVYPVRPEVAANTLTDEATYKAMYQQSVVNPDGFWREQAKRLDWIKPFTTVKQTSFDDHHVDIKWFADGTLNVSYNCLDRHLAERGDQVAIIWEGDDPAESRNITYRELHEEVCKFANALRGQDVHRGDVVTIYMPMIPEAVVAMLACARIGAIHSVVFGGFSPEALAGRIIDCKSKVVITADEGVRAGKKIPLKANVDDALTNPETSSIQKVIVCKRTAGNIKWNQHRDIWYEDLMKVAGTVCAPKEMGAEEALFILYTSGSTGKPKGVQHTTAGYLLYAALTHERVFDYKPGDVYWCTADVGWVTGHSYIVYGPLANGATTLLFEGVPNYPDITRVAKVVDKHKVNILYTAPTAIRAMMASGTAAVEGADGSSLRLLGSVGEPINPEAWDWYYKNVGKERCPIVDTWWQTETGGVLISPLPGATALKPGSATRPFFGVVPALVDNLGNLIEGAAEGNLVILDSWPGQARTLYGDHDRFVDTYFKTFSGMYFTGDGARRDEDGYYWITGRVDDVLNVSGHRMGTAEIESAMVAHPKVAEAAVVGVPHDIKGQGIYVYVTLNAGEETSEALRLELKNWVRKEIGPIASPDVIQWAPGLPKTRSGKIMRRILRKIATAEYDGLGDISTLADPSVVAHLIETHKTMNVA; from the coding sequence ATGAGTGCGGCTTCTGTGTATCCCGTTCGCCCCGAGGTTGCGGCCAATACGCTGACTGACGAGGCGACCTACAAGGCCATGTACCAGCAGTCGGTGGTCAACCCGGACGGCTTCTGGCGCGAGCAGGCCAAGCGCCTCGATTGGATCAAGCCTTTCACCACGGTGAAGCAGACGTCCTTCGACGATCACCATGTCGATATCAAGTGGTTCGCCGACGGCACCCTGAACGTTTCCTACAACTGCCTCGACCGTCACCTGGCCGAGCGCGGCGATCAGGTGGCGATTATCTGGGAGGGCGATGACCCTGCCGAGAGCCGCAACATCACCTATCGCGAGCTGCATGAAGAAGTCTGCAAGTTCGCCAACGCCCTGCGCGGCCAGGACGTGCATCGCGGCGACGTGGTGACGATCTACATGCCGATGATCCCCGAGGCCGTGGTCGCCATGCTGGCTTGTGCCCGGATCGGAGCGATCCACTCGGTCGTTTTCGGCGGCTTCTCGCCGGAAGCACTGGCCGGTCGGATCATCGACTGCAAGTCCAAAGTGGTGATCACCGCCGACGAGGGCGTTCGCGCCGGCAAGAAGATCCCGCTCAAGGCCAACGTCGATGACGCGTTGACCAACCCGGAAACCAGCAGCATCCAGAAGGTCATCGTGTGCAAGCGCACCGCGGGCAATATCAAATGGAACCAGCACCGTGACATCTGGTACGAAGACCTGATGAAGGTGGCCGGTACCGTTTGCGCGCCGAAGGAAATGGGCGCCGAAGAAGCGCTGTTCATCCTCTACACCTCCGGTTCCACTGGCAAACCCAAGGGCGTGCAGCACACCACGGCCGGCTACTTGCTGTACGCGGCGCTGACCCATGAGCGCGTGTTCGACTACAAGCCAGGCGACGTCTACTGGTGCACCGCCGACGTCGGCTGGGTCACCGGTCACAGCTATATCGTCTATGGCCCACTGGCCAACGGCGCGACCACACTGCTGTTCGAAGGCGTGCCGAACTACCCGGACATCACCCGAGTGGCCAAGGTTGTCGACAAGCACAAGGTCAACATCCTCTACACCGCGCCGACCGCCATCCGCGCGATGATGGCCTCGGGCACTGCCGCCGTCGAAGGTGCTGACGGCAGCAGCCTGCGCCTGTTGGGTTCGGTCGGCGAGCCGATCAACCCGGAAGCCTGGGACTGGTACTACAAGAATGTCGGCAAGGAGCGTTGCCCGATCGTCGACACCTGGTGGCAGACCGAAACCGGTGGCGTGCTGATCAGCCCACTGCCAGGCGCCACGGCGTTGAAGCCAGGTTCGGCCACGCGTCCGTTCTTCGGTGTGGTGCCGGCGTTGGTGGACAACCTCGGCAACCTGATCGAAGGCGCGGCCGAAGGCAACCTGGTGATCCTCGATTCGTGGCCAGGCCAGGCGCGTACGCTGTACGGCGACCATGACCGTTTTGTCGACACCTACTTCAAGACTTTCAGCGGCATGTATTTCACCGGCGACGGTGCGCGTCGCGACGAGGATGGCTACTACTGGATCACCGGTCGGGTGGATGACGTGCTCAACGTGTCCGGCCACCGCATGGGCACGGCCGAAATCGAGAGCGCCATGGTCGCCCACCCGAAAGTCGCCGAAGCGGCGGTGGTCGGTGTGCCGCACGACATCAAGGGGCAGGGCATCTACGTCTATGTCACCCTCAATGCCGGCGAAGAAACCAGCGAGGCGCTGCGCCTGGAACTGAAGAACTGGGTGCGCAAGGAGATCGGTCCGATTGCTTCGCCGGATGTGATCCAGTGGGCGCCGGGGCTGCCAAAAACCCGCTCTGGCAAGATCATGCGCCGCATCCTGCGCAAGATCGCCACGGCGGAGTACGACGGGTTGGGTGATATCTCCACCCTGGCCGACCCGAGCGTGGTGGCGCATCTGATCGAGACGCACAAGACCATGAACGTTGCCTGA
- a CDS encoding ABC transporter substrate-binding protein, with protein sequence MKKLVLLGALALSVLSLPTFADEKPLKIGIEAAYPPFASKAPDGSIVGFDYDIGNALCEEMKVKCVWVEQEFDGLIPALKVRKIDAILSSMSITEDRKKSVDFTNKYYNTPARLVMKAGTQVSDNLAELKGKNIGVQRGSIHERFAREVLAPLGAEIKPYGSQNEIYLDVSAGRLDGTVADATLLDDGFLKTDAGKGFAFVGPAFTDEKYFGDGIGIAVRKGDALKDKINGAITAIRENGKYKQIQDKYFAFDIYGK encoded by the coding sequence ATGAAGAAACTTGTGCTGCTTGGCGCCCTGGCACTGTCCGTGCTGTCCCTGCCAACCTTCGCTGATGAGAAGCCCCTGAAGATTGGTATTGAAGCGGCTTACCCTCCGTTCGCCTCGAAAGCTCCAGATGGCAGTATCGTCGGTTTCGACTACGACATCGGCAATGCGCTGTGCGAAGAGATGAAAGTCAAGTGCGTGTGGGTCGAGCAAGAGTTCGACGGTCTGATCCCGGCGCTCAAGGTCCGCAAGATCGACGCGATCCTGTCGTCCATGTCGATCACCGAAGATCGCAAGAAGTCGGTTGATTTCACCAACAAGTACTACAACACCCCGGCTCGTCTGGTGATGAAGGCCGGAACCCAGGTCAGCGATAACCTGGCCGAGCTCAAGGGCAAGAATATCGGCGTGCAGCGCGGTTCGATCCACGAGCGTTTCGCCCGTGAAGTCCTGGCCCCGCTGGGTGCCGAGATCAAGCCATACGGTTCGCAGAACGAGATCTACCTGGACGTGTCCGCTGGTCGTCTCGACGGCACTGTGGCAGACGCTACGCTGTTGGATGACGGCTTCCTCAAGACCGATGCCGGCAAGGGCTTCGCATTTGTAGGTCCAGCCTTCACCGATGAGAAATACTTCGGCGACGGCATCGGTATCGCGGTTCGCAAGGGCGATGCGCTGAAAGACAAGATCAATGGCGCGATCACCGCCATCCGCGAGAATGGCAAATACAAGCAAATCCAGGACAAATACTTCGCTTTCGACATCTACGGCAAGTAA
- a CDS encoding ABC transporter permease: protein MLKGYGAVILDGAWLTLELALSSMALAIVLGLIGVALRLSPVRWLAWLGDLYATVIRGIPDLVLILLIFYGGQDLLNRVAPMLGYDDYIDLNPLAAGIGTLGFIFGAYLSETFRGAFMAIPKGQAEAGMAYGMNGFQVFFRVLVPQMIRLAIPGFTNNWLVLTKATALISVVGLQDMMFKAKQAADATREPFTFFLAVAAMYLVITSVSLLALRHLEKRYSVGVRAADL from the coding sequence ATGTTGAAAGGCTACGGGGCTGTCATCCTCGATGGCGCATGGTTGACGCTTGAGCTCGCCTTGTCGTCCATGGCCCTGGCCATCGTCCTGGGGTTGATCGGCGTTGCGTTGCGCCTCTCTCCGGTGCGCTGGCTGGCGTGGCTGGGCGACCTGTATGCCACGGTCATTCGCGGTATTCCCGATCTGGTGCTGATCCTGCTGATTTTCTACGGTGGCCAGGACTTGCTCAACCGCGTGGCGCCGATGCTCGGCTACGACGATTACATCGACCTGAACCCGCTGGCGGCCGGTATCGGCACTCTGGGGTTCATCTTCGGTGCCTACCTGTCGGAAACCTTCCGCGGTGCCTTCATGGCGATCCCCAAGGGGCAGGCCGAGGCGGGCATGGCGTACGGCATGAACGGGTTCCAGGTGTTTTTCCGGGTGCTGGTGCCGCAGATGATTCGCCTGGCGATCCCGGGCTTCACCAACAACTGGCTGGTGCTGACCAAGGCCACCGCGCTGATTTCCGTGGTGGGCCTGCAAGACATGATGTTCAAGGCCAAGCAGGCGGCAGATGCCACGCGCGAGCCTTTCACCTTCTTCCTCGCAGTGGCGGCGATGTACCTGGTGATCACCAGTGTCTCGTTACTGGCATTGCGTCACCTTGAGAAGCGCTACTCGGTAGGCGTAAGGGCGGCTGATCTATGA
- a CDS encoding ABC transporter permease — MIFDYNVIYEALPLYFSGLLTTLKLLALSLFFGLLAALPLGLMRVSKQPIVNMTAWLYTYVIRGTPMLVQLFLIYYGLAQFAIVRESFLWPWLSSATFCACLAFAINTSAYTAEIIAGSLRATSNGEIEAAKAMGMSRYKLYRRILLPSALRRALPQYSNEVIMMLQTTSLASIVTLIDITGAARTVNAQYYLPFEAYITAGVFYLCLTFILVRLFKLAERRWLGYLAPRKH, encoded by the coding sequence ATGATCTTCGACTACAACGTCATCTATGAAGCCTTGCCGCTGTATTTCAGTGGCTTGTTGACCACTCTGAAGTTGCTGGCCCTGTCGCTGTTCTTCGGCCTGCTGGCGGCGTTGCCCCTGGGGCTGATGCGTGTGTCCAAGCAGCCGATCGTCAACATGACGGCCTGGCTCTACACCTACGTGATCCGCGGCACGCCGATGCTGGTGCAACTGTTCCTGATCTACTACGGGCTGGCGCAGTTCGCGATCGTTCGCGAAAGCTTCCTCTGGCCGTGGCTGTCCAGTGCGACCTTCTGTGCGTGCCTGGCGTTCGCCATCAACACCAGCGCCTACACCGCCGAAATCATCGCCGGCAGCCTGCGGGCCACGTCCAATGGTGAGATCGAAGCGGCCAAGGCCATGGGCATGTCGCGCTACAAGCTGTATCGCCGGATCCTGCTGCCATCGGCCTTGCGTCGGGCGCTGCCGCAATACAGTAACGAAGTGATCATGATGTTGCAGACCACCAGCCTGGCCTCCATCGTGACCCTGATCGACATCACCGGCGCCGCGCGTACGGTGAATGCGCAGTACTACTTGCCGTTCGAAGCCTACATCACGGCCGGCGTTTTCTACCTGTGCCTGACTTTTATCCTGGTGCGCCTGTTCAAGCTGGCCGAGCGCCGCTGGCTGGGTTACCTGGCCCCGCGCAAGCACTGA